The genomic window TGCTTGTTGACTCCAAAATACAAGATCTAAAGCATCCATTGGAATATTCACTTTTTCTGAATATGCTATCATTAATTTTTCTATTTCAAAGTACTTATTTTTTGTTAAAGATTTGGGTATTTCATCAATAACCCCTAGTTCTTTTAAATTTTTTAAAACATGTCTATCAAGTATAGCTAAATATCTACCATACCCAAGATTTCTTAAAACATGAGCAGCTTCTTTTAACCCCATACCTTTTACATTCTTAAGAATCCAGTTTCTTTTTTCATATACATCCCCTATTTCTTTAAGAATATTTTTACTATCAAGTTTTCCATTTCTTGTCATTAAATTTCTTAATTCAACTAAATATCTAGATTTATTATTTTTAAATCTTACTACATTTAAATACTCT from Pseudostreptobacillus hongkongensis includes these protein-coding regions:
- a CDS encoding N-glycosylase/DNA lyase, with amino-acid sequence MEICKEKQTEIDEIYRKSKKEIDAAIKGYADTMNFEEKDYFAEIAFCILTPQSKARNAWSAITKLKENGLLYTGNSEEIVEYLNVVRFKNNKSRYLVELRNLMTRNGKLDSKNILKEIGDVYEKRNWILKNVKGMGLKEAAHVLRNLGYGRYLAILDRHVLKNLKELGVIDEIPKSLTKNKYFEIEKLMIAYSEKVNIPMDALDLVFWSQQAGEVFK